Proteins encoded by one window of Leopardus geoffroyi isolate Oge1 chromosome X, O.geoffroyi_Oge1_pat1.0, whole genome shotgun sequence:
- the LOC123595087 gene encoding LOW QUALITY PROTEIN: actin-related protein T2-like (The sequence of the model RefSeq protein was modified relative to this genomic sequence to represent the inferred CDS: inserted 3 bases in 2 codons; substituted 1 base at 1 genomic stop codon) codes for MYNPSVLDIPAVIFDNGSGLCKAGLSGEIGPLHIISSVVGHPKFNMLLSEATKKKYFVGQKALYKYKVLHLHYPIECGLVTGWDDIEKLWKYLFEWELGVKPCQXPVLITEPSLNPRETGEKMTEVMFETXNVPAFYLSNHAVVASVTGLVVDSGDGITCTVPIFEGCSLPHAVTKLYVAGRDIIEHLTRLLLVRGSTFPFILNKALVGDIKEKLCHVALEPEKELCKKPEEVLREYKLPDGNVIYIGDQLHQVPEILFAPDQLGIHNPGLSKMVSSSIMKCDTDIQKNLFAEIVLSGGTTLFPGLEERLLKELEQLASRGTPNKITASDRCFSSWIGASFVTSLSRFKQMWITXADFMEFGTYIVQRKCF; via the exons ATGTATAACCCATCTGTATTAGATATTCCAGCTGTAATTTTTGACAACGGATCAGGACTCTGCAAAGCAGGCCTGTCTGGAGAGATTGGACCCCTTCACATCATCAGTTCTGTTGTGGGGCATCCTAAATTTAACATGCTCTTATCAGAAGCCACTAAGAAAAAGTACTTCGTGGGACAAAAAGCCCTGTACAAGTATAAGGTCTTGCATTTGCACTACCCCATTGAGTGTGGACTGGTAACAGGATGGGATGACATAGAGAAACTTTGGAAGTATCTTTTTGAGTGGGAACTAGGAGTCAAACCCTGTCAATGACCTGTACTCATTACTGAGCCCTCTTTGAACCCAAGGGAGACTGGAGAGAAGATGACAGAAGTGATGTTTGAGAC CAATGTGCCTGCTTTCTACCTGTCCAACCATGCAGTGGTAGCCTCTGTCACGGGATTAGTGGTGGACAGTGGTGATGGGATCACCTGCACTGTCCCTATCTTTGAGGGTTGTTCCCTGCCTCATGCTGTGACCAAGCTCTACGTGGCAGGAAGGGACATCATAGAGCACCTCACTCGGCTCCTCCTCGTTCGTGGAAGTACCTTCCCTTTCATACTCAATAAAGCCTTAGTGGGTGACATCAAAGAGAAGCTGTGTCATGTGGCCTTGGAGCCAGAGAAAGAGCTATGTAAGAAGCCAGAAGAGGTACTAAGAGAATACAAACTGCCAGATGGAAATGTTATCTACATTGGAGACCAGCTGCACCAGGTGCCTGAGATCCTTTTTGCACCTGACCAGCTGGGTATCCACAACCCAGGACTCTCAAAAATGGTATCCAGCAGCATTATGAAGTGTGACACTGATATCCAGAAGAATCTTTTTGCAGAAATTGTGCTGTCTGGGGGCACCACTCTTTTCCCTGGGCTTGAGGAAAGACTTTTGAAAGAACTGGAACAGCTGGCTTCCAGAGGAACTCCCAACAAGATTACAGCTTCTGATAGATGTTTCTCTTCATGGATAGGTGCATCCTTTGTGACCTCTCTGAGCAGGTTCAAGCAGATGTGGATCA CTGCAGATTTCATGGAGTTTGGGACATACATTGTTCAGAGAAAATGCTTTTAA